The Pseudanabaena sp. ABRG5-3 genome includes the window TGTCATATTCCCCAGACAATGAGGCTAAATCCTTAACTTCAAAAACAGGATTTTCAGGATTGGTGGCACGGCTCTTACCTTCACCAACCATTTTTTCGGAAATATCACTGGCATAGACCTTTGCACCCATTTCGGCTAGAGGAATGCTCAAACTGCCAGTACCACAACCTGCGTCACAAACTGTTTGTCCAGAGGCATTTTTATCATTCTTAAACCATCCCAAGACATAATCAACGGTTTGTTGATGCCCTGTGCGGATATCAAGTTGAACGCGGTTGACATCACCACCTTCTCCATAAATCCGTCGCCAGCGATCGAAGCCAGTGGAGTTAAAATAATCGCGAACTATGTCTTTGTCTTTAGGAGATTTTTTTGTGGAGTTCTTATTGAGAGCTTGATTAGCCATAATTGTGAAGAAAGTTTACAGAAAAATGATTTTAACTCAGAAATGAAAGGCGACGCATCGCGCCGCCTTTCATTTCTGGGTTTTATATTAAACTAAAGCAGATACCAGAAAAATTTGCTATGCAACTCAATCGCATCATTGCTCTTGTTTTAGTCGTTGTTTGCTTTGTTTCGGCAACCTTTGGGATTCAGCGTCGCCAAATGGATGAAGCCTTAAATTTAAAGAAGGTACTCGATCGCGATCGCCTTGAACTAGTTTCCTTAGATGGTGTGATTTCAGGGGGAAGGGCTTCGGCATCAGGCGCAATGGCAGTACGAGATCGCCTCCGTGAACTCATCGAAGAAGACTCTGTCAAAGGAGTTTTGCTATCGATTAATAGTCCAGGGGGAACCGTAGGTGCAAGTAAAGAGCTATATGCTGCCGTCAAGGACTTGAGCGAGAAAAAACCTGTGGTGGTAAGTATGCTCGACCAAGCAACTAGTGGCGGCTACTACACAGCGAGTTCTGCTACGAAGATTTACGCGAATGCTGGGACTTTAACAGGTAGCATTGGCGTGATTTTGAGTGGTTTCAATGCGAAAGAGTTGCTGGATAAAGTTGGTATCCAATCACAAACGATCAAAACTGGTCCCTACAAAGATATTTTTTCTTCATTCCGAGAGCTATCTGAACCAGAGCGACAACTGCTGCAAGATCTATTGCAAAGTACCTATCAGGAATTTATTACCGATGTTTCCAAAGGGCGCAAAATGGATTTAGAAGTAGTGCGTAAACTGGCGGATGGACGGATTTATACGGGTCGCCAAGCTAAAGATAATAAACTGGTTGATGCGATCGGGACATTAGATGAAGCCGT containing:
- the bchM gene encoding magnesium protoporphyrin IX methyltransferase; translation: MANQALNKNSTKKSPKDKDIVRDYFNSTGFDRWRRIYGEGGDVNRVQLDIRTGHQQTVDYVLGWFKNDKNASGQTVCDAGCGTGSLSIPLAEMGAKVYASDISEKMVGEGKSRATNPENPVFEVKDLASLSGEYDTVICLDVLIHYPDQDSEAMIAHLASLAKSRLILSFAPKNPYYVLMKKVGDMVPGPSKATRAYLHKESDVKRVLEGLGFTIKRKEFTATSFYFSRLLEAVRN
- the sppA gene encoding signal peptide peptidase SppA — translated: MQLNRIIALVLVVVCFVSATFGIQRRQMDEALNLKKVLDRDRLELVSLDGVISGGRASASGAMAVRDRLRELIEEDSVKGVLLSINSPGGTVGASKELYAAVKDLSEKKPVVVSMLDQATSGGYYTASSATKIYANAGTLTGSIGVILSGFNAKELLDKVGIQSQTIKTGPYKDIFSSFRELSEPERQLLQDLLQSTYQEFITDVSKGRKMDLEVVRKLADGRIYTGRQAKDNKLVDAIGTLDEAVVDLRTLARKKFNLPETKELPIRKSPASFERLLDQLLNQAGVSIALPFFDVVGNGKISGAIADQLTSKLAGQNMQMGNYDPPVLLMPSWFN